Proteins encoded by one window of Erysipelothrix rhusiopathiae:
- a CDS encoding SufB/SufD family protein, with amino-acid sequence MATFTLMEPMNSIVLDIKGEESVSITIPKQSKGTLYIIAKGKGTLDLTIDVLEYANFKYLWINQSDEALVVNEHIKLHEHAQFVANYGEMSKGNHQKHTHIEYLGIGSHCEFKGAVIAFNKLKWTIKADHQARKSYAMVECNAIVLNKGSLNLEVIGSISKGNSGSETHQMSRIMNLGEEVHGVVYPMLLIDENDVAASHAASVGQPNEEHIYYLQSRGLTREDALRLIIMGYLMPIVDAIDDETIKAQLKEEITEKVNTQWIQ; translated from the coding sequence ATGGCGACATTTACCTTGATGGAACCGATGAATTCAATCGTACTTGATATTAAAGGTGAAGAAAGCGTGTCAATTACCATTCCGAAACAATCAAAAGGAACGCTCTATATTATTGCGAAAGGTAAGGGAACGTTAGATCTAACGATCGATGTTTTAGAATATGCTAACTTTAAATATCTGTGGATTAATCAAAGTGATGAAGCATTGGTTGTTAATGAGCATATTAAGTTGCATGAACACGCACAATTTGTTGCGAATTATGGTGAAATGAGCAAAGGAAACCATCAAAAACACACACATATTGAGTACCTCGGCATTGGAAGTCATTGTGAATTTAAAGGTGCTGTGATTGCTTTTAATAAACTTAAGTGGACCATAAAAGCAGATCATCAAGCTCGAAAAAGTTATGCAATGGTTGAATGTAATGCTATCGTCCTTAATAAAGGAAGTTTAAATTTAGAAGTCATTGGTAGTATCTCGAAAGGGAATTCCGGTTCCGAAACGCATCAAATGAGTCGCATAATGAATCTTGGCGAAGAAGTTCATGGTGTTGTCTACCCGATGTTACTAATTGATGAAAACGATGTTGCTGCATCCCATGCTGCATCCGTGGGCCAACCCAATGAAGAACACATCTATTACCTGCAATCACGTGGACTGACACGTGAAGATGCATTACGTCTTATTATAATGGGATACCTCATGCCAATTGTGGATGCAATTGATGATGAGACGATTAAAGCACAACTAAAAGAAGAAATTACGGAGAAGGTGAATACGCAATGGATTCAATAA
- a CDS encoding aminotransferase class V-fold PLP-dependent enzyme gives MDSIKKDFPFFKHHPDVSYLDNAATALKPQTVIDAVVDYYERLSSNIHRGDYNTSLETSDLYEAVRKKTAQFIKTTPDSIIFTSGASESLNLVASGYAKYYLKKGDVVLLNQAEHASNILPWYALAEEVGFSVEFIPLDDSGHITLEMLASAFHENVKVVSMAHVSNVLGYVNDIKSFAKYAHDHGALFCLDAAQSIGHMSIDVVDLDVDFMAFSAHKMLGPTGVGVLYAKPEIQKKMYPISHGGGSNIRFDACGMVELKSGPAKFEAGTPNIEGVLGFGAAIDYLNQFGMDRIHEIILPLHKRALDALNAMDHITVYNQHADMGLITFSVKGIFAQDVAAYLNREGVSVRSGEHCAKLINGALNMEKSVRISFYFYNNDADVTKLIKALETITLEKCIDLYL, from the coding sequence ATGGATTCAATAAAAAAAGATTTCCCTTTTTTTAAACATCATCCAGATGTAAGTTATCTTGATAATGCTGCGACTGCATTAAAACCTCAAACTGTGATCGATGCGGTCGTTGATTATTATGAACGCCTTAGTTCCAACATTCATCGAGGCGATTATAATACATCACTTGAAACCAGTGATCTCTATGAAGCAGTTCGAAAGAAAACAGCTCAGTTTATTAAAACAACACCCGATTCGATTATTTTCACATCTGGTGCGAGTGAATCCTTAAACCTTGTTGCAAGTGGATACGCAAAGTATTACCTAAAAAAAGGTGATGTCGTTCTCTTAAACCAAGCAGAACATGCTTCAAATATTTTACCTTGGTATGCTTTGGCTGAGGAAGTTGGTTTTAGTGTTGAATTTATACCTTTAGATGATTCAGGTCATATTACACTTGAAATGCTAGCAAGTGCATTCCATGAAAACGTTAAAGTGGTATCAATGGCTCATGTTTCAAATGTTTTGGGATATGTTAATGATATTAAATCTTTCGCAAAGTATGCCCATGATCATGGCGCATTATTTTGTCTTGACGCCGCTCAATCGATTGGACATATGTCAATTGATGTCGTGGATTTAGATGTTGACTTTATGGCCTTTTCAGCTCATAAAATGCTAGGACCTACCGGTGTAGGGGTACTTTATGCAAAACCTGAAATTCAAAAGAAAATGTATCCCATTTCTCATGGTGGTGGCAGTAATATTCGTTTTGATGCATGTGGCATGGTCGAACTTAAGTCAGGTCCCGCGAAGTTTGAGGCAGGAACCCCAAATATTGAAGGTGTCTTAGGCTTTGGTGCTGCAATTGATTACTTAAATCAATTTGGTATGGATCGTATCCATGAGATTATTCTACCGCTCCATAAGCGTGCTTTGGATGCGTTAAATGCAATGGATCACATTACGGTTTACAATCAACACGCCGATATGGGACTGATCACATTTAGTGTTAAAGGGATTTTTGCTCAGGATGTTGCAGCTTATCTAAACCGCGAAGGCGTAAGTGTCCGTTCAGGTGAACATTGCGCTAAACTGATCAATGGAGCATTGAATATGGAAAAAAGTGTTCGCATCTCATTTTATTTTTATAATAATGATGCGGATGTAACTAAACTGATTAAAGCTTTAGAAACGATTACTTTAGAAAAGTGTATCGACCTTTATTTATAG
- the sufU gene encoding Fe-S cluster assembly sulfur transfer protein SufU, whose amino-acid sequence MNYFEDPRFLRQLIMDHYENPRNKRTDETYPKKRVSTDSCIDDLTIQAFIKNGVIEDVCFDGQACTIATSAASIMTELVKGKTVAEADQIIAEYNRMIHLENFDEQLLQEAVAFKNVGRQANRITCATLGWRGLTDIIEESRDNDE is encoded by the coding sequence ATGAATTATTTTGAAGATCCCCGTTTTCTTCGTCAATTAATTATGGACCATTATGAAAATCCTCGGAATAAACGTACAGACGAAACGTATCCGAAAAAGCGTGTAAGTACTGATTCATGCATTGATGATTTAACCATTCAAGCATTCATTAAAAATGGTGTCATTGAAGATGTTTGTTTCGATGGTCAAGCCTGTACGATTGCGACTTCCGCCGCTTCCATTATGACGGAACTTGTGAAAGGGAAGACTGTCGCGGAGGCAGATCAGATTATTGCAGAATACAATCGTATGATTCACTTGGAAAACTTTGATGAACAACTGCTTCAAGAAGCTGTTGCATTTAAAAATGTTGGTCGCCAAGCGAATCGTATTACATGTGCAACTTTAGGATGGCGTGGTTTAACGGATATTATTGAAGAAAGTAGGGATAATGATGAGTGA
- the sufB gene encoding Fe-S cluster assembly protein SufB → MSEEKMDDRDRLPNEEYQYGFHDDVEGVVAFDKGLSESVVREISRLKNEPEWMLEIRLKAYQSFMDQKMPSWGADLSKVDFDEYIYFLRASDQVERSWDDVPQEIRNTFDRLGIPEAEAKYLSGVATQYDSEVVYASMLQEVESKGVLFFDMDTGLRDYPEIVKQYFGKLVPYNDNKFAALNTSVWSGGSFIYIPKGVTLDKPLQSYFRINAEQMGQFERTMIIVDEGADVHYVEGCTAPIYKKDAMHAAVVEIFVHKNAKCRYTTIQNWSSNVYNLVTKRAQVEAHGMMEWIDGNIGAYITMKYPSCVLIGEYAKGMTISIAVAGANQWQDAGAKMIHKAPNTQSTIISKSVSRNGGTVNYRGIVHHDKNAINAKTKIECDTLILDQLSMSDTMPVNVVDTNASIIEHEARVSKISEEELFYLMSRGLSEEQASETIIMGFLEPFTRELSMEYAVELNQLMKMEMEGSVG, encoded by the coding sequence ATGAGTGAAGAAAAAATGGATGATCGCGATCGATTACCTAATGAAGAGTACCAATACGGATTTCATGATGATGTTGAAGGTGTTGTAGCGTTTGATAAGGGATTGAGTGAATCGGTTGTACGTGAGATTTCACGACTTAAAAATGAACCTGAGTGGATGCTTGAAATCCGTTTGAAAGCATATCAATCGTTTATGGATCAAAAGATGCCTTCGTGGGGTGCTGATCTTTCCAAGGTGGATTTTGATGAGTATATCTATTTCTTAAGAGCTAGTGACCAAGTGGAACGCAGTTGGGATGATGTTCCTCAAGAAATTCGTAATACATTTGATCGATTAGGAATTCCTGAAGCAGAAGCGAAATATTTATCCGGAGTTGCAACACAATATGATTCTGAAGTTGTTTACGCAAGTATGCTTCAAGAAGTAGAATCCAAAGGGGTATTGTTTTTTGATATGGATACAGGATTGCGAGACTATCCAGAGATTGTAAAGCAATATTTTGGAAAACTTGTACCTTATAATGATAATAAGTTTGCAGCACTCAATACTTCCGTATGGTCCGGTGGGTCGTTTATATACATCCCTAAAGGTGTAACACTCGATAAACCACTTCAGTCCTACTTTAGAATTAATGCAGAGCAAATGGGACAGTTTGAACGTACCATGATTATTGTGGATGAAGGTGCAGATGTGCATTATGTTGAAGGATGTACGGCACCCATTTACAAAAAAGATGCGATGCATGCTGCAGTGGTGGAAATTTTTGTACATAAAAATGCTAAGTGTCGTTATACGACAATTCAAAACTGGTCATCGAATGTTTATAATTTAGTTACTAAACGTGCTCAGGTGGAAGCGCATGGAATGATGGAATGGATTGATGGTAATATCGGTGCCTATATTACTATGAAATATCCGTCATGTGTTTTAATTGGAGAATATGCGAAGGGCATGACAATTTCAATCGCAGTGGCAGGTGCTAATCAGTGGCAAGATGCTGGCGCTAAAATGATCCATAAAGCACCAAATACTCAGAGTACAATTATCTCAAAATCTGTATCACGCAATGGTGGTACGGTGAATTACCGTGGGATTGTGCATCATGATAAAAATGCAATTAATGCGAAAACAAAAATAGAATGTGACACCTTAATTCTTGATCAACTTTCGATGAGCGACACGATGCCCGTGAATGTGGTGGATACGAATGCATCAATTATTGAACACGAAGCGCGTGTCTCTAAGATTTCAGAAGAGGAACTCTTCTATCTTATGAGCCGTGGTTTAAGTGAAGAACAAGCATCTGAAACCATTATTATGGGATTTTTAGAACCATTTACTCGAGAACTTTCTATGGAATATGCGGTAGAATTAAATCAATTGATGAAAATGGAGATGGAAGGTTCTGTTGGATAA
- a CDS encoding 5-formyltetrahydrofolate cyclo-ligase: MDKKKIAQGVLEKRKQYDVLMRAPWDKAIHNAVIDRLEGHQTIALYAAFNHEVDTYGIMETLFWDKHYTICLPKIKGDTMEFYVITGFDQLQPGVMGILEPTGNQKISADEIDVVIIPMLVFNQNGYRIGYGGGYYDRFLAKVSPVKIGIAYSFQETDVLFQEDHDIPCDVIITENAIFNPNQD, from the coding sequence TTGGATAAGAAAAAGATTGCTCAAGGTGTCTTAGAAAAGCGCAAGCAATACGATGTGCTCATGCGTGCTCCTTGGGATAAGGCAATTCATAATGCTGTTATTGATCGTTTAGAGGGTCACCAAACCATTGCACTTTATGCCGCATTTAATCATGAAGTAGATACGTATGGTATTATGGAAACGTTATTTTGGGATAAGCACTATACAATTTGTTTACCTAAAATTAAAGGTGATACCATGGAATTTTACGTCATAACAGGCTTTGATCAACTACAACCTGGAGTGATGGGGATTTTGGAACCTACAGGTAATCAGAAAATTTCAGCGGATGAAATCGACGTTGTTATCATACCGATGCTAGTATTTAATCAAAACGGTTATAGAATCGGTTATGGTGGCGGATATTACGATCGATTTTTAGCGAAAGTGAGCCCCGTAAAAATCGGAATTGCGTACTCATTTCAGGAAACGGATGTTCTTTTTCAAGAAGATCATGATATCCCTTGTGATGTCATTATTACCGAAAATGCAATTTTTAACCCTAATCAAGATTAG
- a CDS encoding MFS transporter: MSNKTKVFNFSAVMFLMYASHGLLFPQVVPFLTHLGYSASQRGLILSFLAIIAMVGQILSGYLCDRYGTIKRFFIYGTFILAATGMLSYCVNIHNFYYHFFLVGTMAGTVRILSNLFETWVLEVDGIYHQFSFIRSFGSLGWALASLVSGFFIHRYGYPSLGYLSGIMSFVVIFYSFKLEDATKQKNDNVATALRLKDLKVLLTNKRYMYLVVVFTLTYFVMNVDSITITDYIFHLGGNAQDVGVKWFVEALSEIPLMLVGGTLLKKYGGKNLMVFSSIVMIIRMVTYGMATSVFQIIVLSTLQAITFPLILVAQKDLIFRESPSHLRSTAQMFSISMSIGFSAIITPLVSGILVERMPIQIVIFIFGVIMIIPTIMISIFKPAHTN; encoded by the coding sequence ATGTCTAATAAAACAAAAGTTTTTAATTTTAGTGCTGTCATGTTTTTGATGTATGCTTCACATGGATTGTTGTTTCCACAGGTTGTGCCATTTTTAACGCATCTTGGTTATTCGGCATCACAGCGGGGACTCATTCTTTCTTTTCTTGCTATTATTGCGATGGTAGGACAAATTCTATCGGGATATTTGTGTGATCGATATGGGACGATTAAACGTTTCTTTATTTATGGAACTTTTATCCTTGCGGCAACAGGAATGCTTTCCTACTGTGTTAATATTCATAATTTTTATTATCACTTCTTTTTAGTAGGGACGATGGCAGGTACTGTCCGAATTCTCTCTAATTTATTTGAAACATGGGTTCTAGAGGTTGATGGGATTTATCATCAGTTTAGTTTTATTCGAAGCTTTGGTTCACTTGGGTGGGCCTTAGCCTCTCTTGTATCAGGTTTTTTTATTCATCGCTATGGTTATCCATCACTGGGTTATCTTTCAGGGATTATGAGCTTTGTTGTCATTTTCTATTCCTTCAAACTTGAAGATGCCACAAAACAAAAAAATGATAATGTTGCGACTGCCTTAAGATTAAAAGATTTGAAAGTTCTTCTTACGAATAAACGTTACATGTATTTGGTTGTTGTGTTTACATTGACATATTTTGTTATGAATGTAGACTCGATTACGATTACAGACTATATCTTTCATCTTGGTGGGAATGCGCAAGATGTTGGTGTCAAATGGTTTGTGGAAGCATTAAGTGAAATTCCACTTATGTTAGTAGGGGGAACGCTCCTAAAGAAATATGGTGGAAAGAACCTGATGGTTTTCTCCAGTATTGTTATGATTATACGTATGGTAACGTATGGGATGGCAACTTCGGTGTTTCAAATTATCGTACTTTCAACACTTCAAGCGATTACGTTCCCATTAATACTTGTTGCACAGAAAGATTTAATTTTTAGAGAATCACCAAGTCACTTACGATCGACTGCACAAATGTTTTCAATCTCAATGAGTATTGGATTCTCTGCGATTATTACACCGCTTGTATCTGGAATACTTGTCGAACGCATGCCTATACAAATCGTTATCTTTATTTTTGGAGTAATCATGATCATTCCAACTATCATGATTTCAATCTTTAAACCAGCTCACACAAATTAA
- a CDS encoding citrate lyase holo-[acyl-carrier protein] synthase: MNIVQLTSESIRELREKRNGIMKSMIEGQDGSLLVLGGSFAGEERQRNIVSYAVFTIFFELWERFNMESWSYTFDEEGLMFYIKLDESAKTVKDILVHYEDHHPLGFAIDSDVFDCDQKWTREALGYKNRLDDYYKSSLEELMNDIVEDPKYIDNYTKRVEGYIVKGDKQTILSNILVYGYVSSFTKTMGFGMYGPNYRGSNEQMNFEKFIHLVRTYKDEMQRIFSVNSTSTVDIARFQNEVETKIQRAVLNQQSYHYTVFITSTVMFAFINSRGYADITKQIKKISEGFTQNNMFTEEPKRYEILNNGMREVFNQYVPFLQKNKSITSTLLYIMSRHDDQAVLMHNGEQALLKTQFLAKNLIFKEDKWAELDKFCASGYIYPHDATTLLAVTCMLDIMQRYYLKIKMLFDTQEK, translated from the coding sequence ATGAATATTGTTCAATTAACATCTGAATCAATTCGTGAGTTACGCGAGAAGCGTAATGGTATCATGAAAAGTATGATTGAAGGGCAGGATGGTTCCCTCCTTGTTTTAGGTGGGTCTTTTGCGGGGGAAGAACGCCAACGTAACATTGTGTCTTATGCAGTATTCACCATCTTTTTTGAGCTTTGGGAACGATTTAATATGGAGTCTTGGTCGTATACGTTTGATGAAGAAGGTCTTATGTTCTACATTAAACTTGATGAAAGCGCAAAAACGGTCAAAGATATTTTGGTTCACTACGAAGATCACCATCCATTAGGTTTTGCAATTGATAGTGATGTATTCGATTGTGATCAAAAGTGGACCCGTGAGGCGCTGGGTTATAAAAATAGACTTGATGACTATTATAAGTCCTCGCTTGAAGAACTGATGAATGATATTGTAGAAGATCCAAAGTACATTGATAATTATACAAAACGAGTTGAAGGTTATATTGTAAAAGGTGATAAGCAGACGATTCTGTCAAACATCTTAGTTTATGGTTATGTGAGTTCCTTTACCAAAACAATGGGATTTGGTATGTATGGCCCGAATTATCGTGGCAGTAATGAGCAAATGAATTTTGAAAAATTTATTCATCTTGTTCGTACTTACAAAGATGAAATGCAACGTATTTTTTCTGTTAATAGCACAAGTACGGTTGATATTGCCCGATTCCAAAATGAGGTTGAAACAAAAATTCAACGTGCCGTTTTAAATCAGCAATCCTACCACTATACCGTATTCATTACTAGCACAGTAATGTTTGCATTTATAAATTCACGTGGCTATGCGGATATAACAAAACAAATTAAAAAAATCAGTGAGGGGTTCACTCAAAATAATATGTTTACTGAGGAACCGAAGCGATATGAGATTTTAAACAATGGTATGCGTGAGGTGTTTAATCAATACGTACCATTCTTACAAAAAAACAAATCGATTACATCAACACTTCTCTATATTATGAGTCGTCATGATGATCAAGCCGTTTTAATGCATAATGGAGAGCAAGCATTATTAAAAACACAGTTTTTGGCTAAAAACTTGATTTTTAAAGAAGATAAGTGGGCTGAGCTCGATAAGTTTTGTGCATCAGGATATATCTATCCACATGATGCAACGACACTTTTAGCGGTCACATGTATGTTGGATATTATGCAACGTTATTATTTGAAAATTAAAATGTTATTTGATACACAAGAAAAATAA
- the tyrS gene encoding tyrosine--tRNA ligase, protein MNFLEELNWRGLVKDVTNYEALEKRLEQPITLYCGFDPTADSLHVGHLQQLILLKRYQMQGHKPIALVGGATGMIGDPRPTTERSMLNDADLQKNVDGIGAQIERILSSDNNPVTIVNNRDWLGGLTVLDFLRDYGKFFSVSNMLAKDTIAKRLSTGISFTEFSYTILQSIDFLHLYKNYGIELQIGGSDQWGNLVSGADLIRKVEGPEAEVFGITSHLIMKSDGTKFGKSEGQNIWLDENRTDAYSFYQFFINTSDDDVIDFLKRLSFKSVEEIQAIEASFIKEPHLRLAQKELAKELTEVVFGKEGFAMAERVTNALFSGNVQELTVEQIRQVFADSASIEVSADENIVELLVNTKVCPSKREARQLIEGGAIRVNGEVVNDTDFVISKDNAIGKEVTVIRRGKKTYHIFNHTN, encoded by the coding sequence ATGAATTTTTTAGAAGAATTAAACTGGCGTGGTCTTGTTAAGGACGTTACCAACTATGAAGCATTGGAAAAACGATTAGAACAACCGATTACGCTTTATTGCGGGTTTGATCCAACTGCGGATTCACTCCATGTCGGTCATCTTCAACAATTAATTTTATTAAAACGTTACCAAATGCAAGGTCATAAGCCTATTGCTTTAGTTGGTGGTGCTACAGGTATGATTGGTGATCCACGTCCTACTACAGAACGTTCAATGCTTAATGATGCGGATTTACAAAAAAACGTAGATGGAATTGGAGCGCAAATTGAACGTATTCTATCAAGTGATAATAACCCAGTAACAATCGTAAATAATCGCGACTGGTTGGGAGGTCTAACAGTTTTAGACTTCTTACGTGATTATGGTAAATTCTTCAGCGTAAGTAACATGTTAGCCAAAGATACCATTGCGAAGCGTTTAAGTACTGGAATTTCTTTTACGGAATTCTCATACACAATCTTACAATCGATTGATTTCTTACATTTATACAAAAACTATGGTATTGAGCTTCAAATTGGTGGTTCGGATCAATGGGGTAACCTTGTAAGTGGTGCGGACTTAATTCGTAAGGTTGAAGGACCGGAAGCAGAAGTGTTTGGTATTACATCGCACTTAATTATGAAGTCTGATGGTACAAAATTCGGTAAGAGTGAAGGTCAAAATATCTGGTTGGATGAAAACCGTACGGATGCTTATAGTTTCTACCAATTCTTTATTAATACAAGTGATGATGACGTTATTGATTTCTTAAAACGTCTTTCATTCAAGAGTGTGGAAGAAATTCAAGCAATTGAAGCTTCATTTATTAAAGAGCCTCATTTAAGACTTGCGCAAAAAGAACTTGCGAAAGAATTAACGGAAGTAGTCTTTGGTAAAGAGGGTTTTGCGATGGCAGAACGTGTAACCAATGCACTCTTTTCTGGAAATGTTCAAGAATTAACTGTTGAACAAATTCGTCAAGTATTTGCAGATAGTGCATCCATTGAAGTTTCAGCAGATGAAAATATTGTTGAATTACTCGTAAATACAAAAGTATGTCCAAGTAAGCGTGAAGCACGTCAACTGATCGAAGGCGGTGCAATTCGCGTTAATGGTGAAGTTGTAAATGATACAGATTTTGTCATTTCGAAAGACAATGCAATTGGTAAAGAAGTAACAGTGATACGCAGAGGTAAGAAAACGTATCATATCTTTAATCACACAAACTAA
- a CDS encoding membrane lipoprotein lipid attachment site-containing protein: MKKLFLVLLSIFLLTGCSVNEKKLYTEKLKRYESYWNAINDNDRFVESSRFFDISATIEKHEDLYVYGVVVDKPKIAMYGVEIVVLENNEDYHADKMMPTAGIFDSEYNLVPGQVRKDRNYMGGISLAGEVDVPEVTLNVLVSWRNNTKLETQREFVQFKLKYEEPKKEESKSNKADSKKEEPKKEEVVDKTDKDDE; this comes from the coding sequence ATGAAAAAACTATTTTTGGTACTCTTGAGCATATTTTTATTAACAGGATGTTCAGTGAATGAAAAAAAACTCTATACTGAAAAACTTAAAAGGTATGAGTCTTATTGGAATGCAATTAATGATAATGACCGCTTCGTAGAGTCATCTCGATTCTTTGATATTTCAGCTACAATCGAAAAACATGAGGATCTTTATGTTTATGGTGTTGTTGTTGATAAACCGAAGATTGCGATGTATGGCGTTGAAATTGTTGTATTAGAAAACAATGAAGATTACCATGCCGATAAAATGATGCCAACTGCGGGTATTTTTGATTCTGAATATAATTTAGTACCAGGTCAAGTACGAAAAGATCGCAACTATATGGGTGGTATCAGTCTCGCAGGGGAAGTTGATGTCCCTGAGGTAACGCTGAATGTTCTTGTTTCATGGCGTAATAATACAAAACTTGAAACACAACGTGAATTTGTTCAGTTTAAGTTGAAATATGAGGAACCGAAAAAAGAGGAATCAAAGTCCAATAAAGCTGATTCAAAAAAAGAGGAACCTAAAAAAGAAGAAGTAGTAGATAAAACCGATAAAGACGATGAATAG
- the rpsD gene encoding 30S ribosomal protein S4 has translation MARIKGPVWKKARRLSFSILETGEELQRRDYAPGQHGKARRPKLSNYGLQLREKQRIRYTYGVTEKQFYNTFKKASKLEGVAGHNFLFMLESRLDNVVYRMNLSRTRRGARQLVNHGHILVDGKKVDIPSYIVKPGQTIEVKESSRSMAAIKDSLEANVSMVDYVTFDKDKFKGEYKRLPERSELNQEINEALVVEFYNR, from the coding sequence ATGGCAAGAATTAAAGGTCCAGTTTGGAAAAAAGCACGTCGTTTAAGTTTCTCAATCCTTGAAACAGGTGAAGAGCTACAACGTCGCGATTATGCACCAGGACAACACGGTAAAGCACGTCGTCCAAAATTATCAAACTACGGTTTACAATTACGTGAAAAACAACGTATTCGTTACACATATGGAGTTACTGAAAAACAATTCTATAACACATTCAAAAAAGCTTCAAAACTTGAAGGTGTTGCAGGTCACAACTTCTTATTCATGTTAGAATCACGTTTAGACAACGTTGTATACCGCATGAACTTATCACGCACACGTCGTGGAGCTCGTCAATTAGTTAATCACGGTCATATCTTAGTAGATGGAAAAAAAGTTGATATTCCTTCATACATTGTAAAACCTGGTCAAACAATTGAAGTTAAAGAATCTTCACGTTCAATGGCAGCAATCAAAGATTCATTAGAAGCTAACGTATCAATGGTTGATTATGTTACATTTGACAAAGATAAATTCAAAGGTGAATACAAACGTTTACCAGAACGTAGTGAATTAAACCAAGAAATTAATGAAGCATTAGTAGTTGAATTCTACAACCGTTAA